The Thiothrix subterranea genome has a segment encoding these proteins:
- a CDS encoding SctK family type III secretion system sorting platform protein encodes MSISNHFDITDEFSQAVWRFNFRPDSYIHPSWLATMPDGKVMQSLLGQERGESRLLKHMMQRLGLHDSVFFDFSKPLTRLALWRGQELGQLVLYLGAMFHFQLLRRIVTREDLLKTQQVLGDDLYRFVQQRAPLLTHNISADIAFPAPIGLKKRFVLAGMLCLRAAFAGYPPSFWKRLVYKLEREYYVLWKRYAKSGQALDAQAAECAVLVQKVAIEIKMGVSRDGKILFN; translated from the coding sequence ATGAGCATTTCTAATCACTTCGATATTACTGACGAATTTTCGCAGGCGGTGTGGCGCTTTAATTTCCGCCCGGATTCGTACATTCATCCCAGTTGGTTGGCAACCATGCCCGATGGCAAAGTGATGCAGTCGTTGTTAGGGCAAGAACGCGGGGAAAGCCGCTTATTGAAGCACATGATGCAGCGTTTGGGCTTGCATGACAGCGTATTTTTTGATTTCAGCAAACCCTTGACGCGCTTGGCCTTATGGCGTGGGCAAGAGTTAGGGCAATTGGTGCTGTACTTAGGTGCGATGTTCCATTTTCAGTTATTGCGCCGCATCGTGACTCGCGAAGATTTGCTGAAAACCCAGCAGGTGCTGGGCGATGACTTATACCGTTTTGTGCAACAACGTGCGCCGTTGCTGACACACAATATCAGTGCAGACATTGCGTTTCCTGCGCCCATCGGTTTGAAAAAGCGTTTTGTGTTGGCGGGAATGCTGTGTTTGCGGGCAGCATTTGCCGGTTATCCACCGTCTTTCTGGAAGCGTTTGGTCTATAAGTTGGAGCGCGAATATTATGTGTTGTGGAAGCGTTACGCAAAATCTGGGCAAGCCTTGGATGCACAAGCCGCTGAATGCGCGGTATTAGTACAAAAAGTAGCAATAGAAATTAAAATGGGGGTCAGTCGCGATGGCAAAATTCTTTTCAATTAA
- a CDS encoding cation diffusion facilitator family transporter → MSGHQHTVTDTRTDDNSRKAVTQRVAFVGMSVNIFLVIVQIIGGILTHSQALIADAMHTLSDLVGDVVVLFAAHHASKAADANHPYGHGRIETLATVILGLLLGGVAAAIFLQAWDRLSGDEPLITPEPWAMAIAALAIIGKEGLYHYTVHVAKRISSPMLKASAWHHRSDAISSVLVLLAIGGAQLGFPWLDSVAAILVAAMIFYMAIQLILESTSELVDTGLDAQEVQEMRDFICAIDGVESVHLLRTRRMGGRVLADAHLQVDGRISVSEGHHISDTVMYRLRRQFPAISDVIIHIDPEDDETVHPSKNLPSRVELLAALHTQPETAALWDSIDDLTLHYQGGKLQLDVILLTTPPATALSGFKNACRSIPAIECVNFFTKKVH, encoded by the coding sequence ATGAGCGGACATCAGCATACCGTCACCGATACCCGCACCGACGATAATAGCCGTAAAGCCGTCACCCAGCGCGTCGCTTTTGTCGGCATGAGTGTGAATATTTTTCTGGTGATTGTGCAAATCATCGGCGGCATTCTTACCCATTCGCAAGCGCTGATTGCGGATGCCATGCACACCCTGTCGGATTTGGTCGGCGATGTGGTGGTATTATTTGCCGCACATCATGCCAGCAAAGCCGCCGATGCCAACCACCCTTATGGGCATGGGCGTATTGAAACACTTGCCACCGTTATTCTCGGTTTACTATTGGGCGGGGTCGCGGCGGCGATTTTCCTGCAAGCATGGGACAGACTTTCCGGCGACGAACCGCTCATCACCCCCGAACCCTGGGCAATGGCGATCGCAGCATTAGCGATTATTGGCAAGGAAGGGCTTTACCACTACACCGTTCACGTTGCCAAACGCATCAGTTCGCCCATGCTCAAAGCCAGTGCATGGCATCACCGTTCGGATGCGATTTCCTCAGTATTGGTGTTGCTGGCAATTGGCGGGGCGCAATTGGGTTTCCCTTGGCTGGACTCGGTAGCGGCTATCTTGGTCGCCGCCATGATTTTTTACATGGCCATTCAGCTCATTTTGGAAAGCACCAGTGAATTGGTGGATACCGGGTTAGACGCGCAGGAAGTCCAAGAGATGCGTGATTTTATTTGTGCCATCGACGGCGTGGAAAGCGTGCATTTATTGCGCACGCGCCGCATGGGGGGACGGGTATTGGCCGATGCGCATTTGCAAGTCGATGGGCGCATCAGCGTTTCCGAAGGCCACCACATCAGTGATACCGTGATGTACCGTTTGCGGCGGCAATTTCCGGCGATTAGCGATGTTATTATTCATATTGATCCCGAAGACGATGAAACGGTACACCCCAGTAAAAACCTGCCCTCGCGGGTTGAATTATTAGCTGCACTGCACACACAGCCAGAAACGGCGGCATTATGGGACAGCATCGACGACCTCACTTTGCATTACCAAGGCGGCAAACTTCAACTCGACGTTATTTTGCTAACAACGCCGCCCGCAACAGCACTTTCAGGATTCAAAAACGCTTGTCGCAGCATTCCCGCCATTGAGTGCGTCAACTTTTTCACTAAAAAAGTGCATTAA
- a CDS encoding EscU/YscU/HrcU family type III secretion system export apparatus switch protein, whose protein sequence is MSGDSSQEKTEQPSSRKLEKARKQGQVARSNDVSSALIMLFTVLYFMLAWDWIVDQFKEMFSIVPRLYTMPFPQAVEVGFKTMLESALYGIALPFAMITVVAGILGNIVQFGFVFSFEPIIPKPEKVSLSSGFKRIFSAKQFVTTLLSLLKTIIIGAILLIVLRAGLSELLHAIKQCNVECQQTVIEDLTSQLMLYILPILIFIAVLDFLFQSQQFIKDQRMTKEEVKKEMKDIFGDPHVRSARQGIRRELSEQDIKKRISTARLVILDMGVAVALQYEAGKTPLPIIVAIGKNNMSRKMAEIATLENVPVVSDPGLVQDLLSEGKLDQYIPEKTIDRVANLLRQTQGKVKK, encoded by the coding sequence TGGAAAAAGCGCGTAAACAAGGGCAAGTAGCACGTAGTAATGACGTGAGTTCGGCGCTGATTATGCTATTCACCGTGCTCTATTTTATGTTGGCGTGGGATTGGATCGTCGATCAGTTCAAAGAAATGTTCAGCATTGTACCCCGCCTATACACCATGCCATTCCCGCAAGCAGTGGAAGTCGGTTTTAAAACCATGCTGGAAAGCGCTCTATACGGCATCGCGTTACCCTTTGCCATGATCACAGTAGTGGCGGGTATTCTGGGGAATATTGTGCAATTTGGTTTCGTCTTTTCCTTTGAACCCATTATTCCCAAGCCGGAAAAAGTTAGCTTATCCAGTGGTTTCAAACGCATTTTTTCCGCCAAGCAATTCGTCACGACCTTACTCTCGCTGTTGAAAACCATCATTATTGGGGCAATTTTGCTGATTGTGTTACGCGCGGGGTTGAGCGAGTTATTGCACGCCATTAAACAATGCAACGTTGAATGCCAACAAACCGTCATCGAAGACTTAACCAGTCAACTCATGTTGTACATTTTGCCCATACTTATTTTTATCGCCGTACTCGATTTTTTATTTCAAAGCCAGCAATTCATTAAAGATCAGCGCATGACCAAAGAAGAAGTCAAAAAAGAAATGAAAGACATCTTTGGGGATCCGCATGTGCGTTCGGCACGCCAAGGCATTCGGCGCGAACTCTCCGAACAGGACATCAAGAAGCGTATTAGTACCGCTCGGCTGGTGATTCTCGACATGGGGGTTGCGGTTGCGTTGCAATACGAAGCGGGTAAGACCCCATTACCCATTATCGTGGCCATTGGTAAAAATAATATGTCACGTAAAATGGCAGAAATTGCCACCCTTGAAAATGTACCCGTCGTCAGTGACCCTGGGTTGGTGCAAGATTTGCTTAGCGAGGGCAAATTAGACCAATACATACCCGAAAAAACCATTGATAGAGTCGCTAATTTATTGCGCCAAACCCAAGGGAAGGTCAAAAAATAA
- the sctN gene encoding type III secretion system ATPase SctN — protein MRPRTPLSHVTERLRNNLEKCTPLVLHGRIVQVTGTVVRAIVPRVKLGELCLLKNSGDPREIPAEVIGFEQNIALLAPIGDMQGVSAHTQVITTGKMLEVGVGEHLRGCVLDGIGRVQENPGRPLPTFTEYYPIYANPPDPLSRDRVSSPLSLGIRSMDALITCGIGQRIGVFAGAGVGKSSLLSMLVQHAAVDVYVVALIGERGREVREFMEEALGEAGMQKTVLIVATSDRPAIERLKAAYVATAVAEYFRDKGNNVLLLMDSLTRFARAQREIGLAAGEAPARRGFPPSVFSELPKLVERAGNSDKGSITAFYTVLVEGDDMSDPIADEVRSLLDGHIMLSRDLAAGNHYPAVDILASLSRIMPQLVSPQHRAAAAHLRTLMAKHKEIEFLLRVGEYKHGSDPLADEAIRKMDEILRFLKQPSHEYSSFDDTINWLIQLAG, from the coding sequence ATGAGACCGCGTACCCCACTGAGCCACGTCACCGAACGCTTGCGCAATAACCTCGAAAAATGCACGCCACTGGTATTACACGGGCGCATTGTGCAAGTCACCGGCACGGTGGTTCGTGCCATTGTGCCGCGTGTCAAACTCGGCGAATTATGCTTGCTAAAAAACAGCGGCGATCCACGCGAAATTCCTGCGGAAGTCATCGGTTTTGAGCAAAATATTGCACTACTCGCCCCGATCGGCGATATGCAAGGCGTATCCGCGCACACCCAAGTGATTACCACCGGCAAAATGCTTGAGGTCGGCGTTGGCGAACACCTGCGCGGCTGCGTGCTCGATGGCATTGGGCGCGTGCAAGAAAATCCTGGCAGACCGTTACCGACTTTCACCGAATACTACCCCATCTACGCCAATCCACCCGATCCACTCTCCCGCGATAGGGTGAGTAGCCCGCTATCGCTGGGGATTCGCTCAATGGATGCGTTGATTACCTGCGGCATCGGGCAGCGCATCGGTGTATTTGCCGGTGCTGGGGTCGGTAAAAGTTCCTTACTTAGCATGTTGGTGCAACACGCGGCGGTGGACGTTTACGTGGTCGCCCTCATCGGCGAACGTGGGCGCGAAGTGCGCGAATTCATGGAAGAAGCCTTGGGCGAGGCGGGGATGCAAAAAACCGTTCTCATCGTTGCCACCTCTGATCGCCCAGCGATTGAACGTCTCAAAGCCGCTTATGTTGCCACCGCAGTTGCCGAATACTTCCGCGACAAAGGCAATAATGTTTTATTGCTAATGGACTCGCTGACCCGTTTTGCACGAGCGCAACGCGAAATCGGCTTAGCCGCTGGGGAAGCTCCCGCCCGACGCGGCTTTCCACCGTCGGTATTTTCGGAATTGCCCAAACTGGTCGAACGCGCAGGGAATTCAGACAAAGGCTCAATCACCGCGTTTTACACCGTGCTGGTGGAAGGCGATGACATGAGCGACCCGATTGCGGATGAAGTACGTTCCTTGCTGGATGGACACATTATGCTGTCACGCGACCTAGCGGCGGGCAATCATTATCCAGCGGTCGACATCCTCGCGAGTCTGAGCCGGATTATGCCGCAATTGGTTAGCCCCCAACACCGTGCCGCTGCCGCACACTTGCGCACTTTGATGGCGAAACACAAAGAAATCGAATTTTTGCTGCGCGTCGGTGAATACAAACACGGTTCCGACCCGCTTGCAGACGAAGCCATCCGTAAAATGGATGAAATTTTGCGCTTTCTTAAACAGCCTTCCCACGAATATTCCAGTTTTGATGACACCATCAACTGGCTAATCCAACTGGCAGGATAA
- a CDS encoding TIGR00730 family Rossman fold protein has protein sequence MDDKTRTQHPVLQPISDKELARESWKIFQIMGEFVDGFERLAHLRPSVSIFGSARTPPDDPLYHLTETIAHKLSDAGFAVVSGGGPGLMEAANKGAKRGKSPSIGLNIQLPHEQHSNQYQDISLYFRHFFSRKVMFVKHASAYVVMPGGFGTLDELAEILTLVQTAKTRKIPIVLVHTPFWEGLVGWFKHTLIKQGTISAGDLDLFVLLDDADAIVEHIFGYYERAVSGPSAEERAKFMEL, from the coding sequence ATGGATGACAAAACCCGTACCCAACACCCGGTGCTGCAACCCATCAGTGACAAGGAATTAGCCCGCGAAAGCTGGAAAATCTTCCAAATCATGGGCGAATTTGTGGACGGTTTTGAACGCCTTGCCCACTTACGCCCATCCGTCAGCATCTTTGGTTCTGCCCGCACCCCGCCGGATGATCCGCTGTATCACCTGACCGAAACCATTGCCCACAAACTTTCCGATGCGGGCTTTGCTGTCGTCAGTGGCGGCGGCCCCGGTTTGATGGAAGCCGCCAATAAAGGCGCTAAGCGTGGCAAATCGCCCAGCATTGGTTTGAATATCCAGCTTCCACACGAACAACATTCCAACCAATATCAGGATATTTCGCTGTATTTCCGGCATTTTTTCTCGCGCAAAGTCATGTTCGTGAAACACGCTTCCGCCTACGTGGTCATGCCCGGTGGCTTTGGTACACTGGATGAATTGGCAGAAATCCTGACTTTGGTGCAAACCGCTAAAACCCGCAAAATCCCCATCGTGCTGGTGCACACCCCATTCTGGGAAGGCTTGGTCGGATGGTTCAAGCACACCCTGATAAAACAGGGTACAATCTCGGCAGGCGATTTGGATCTGTTTGTCCTGTTGGACGATGCCGATGCAATCGTCGAGCATATTTTTGGTTACTACGAACGCGCGGTATCGGGGCCATCCGCTGAAGAACGCGCTAAATTTATGGAGTTATAA
- a CDS encoding BolA family protein, which translates to MSISNEAVAAMIQAHLPEAQVTINGDGYKYEADVISDAFAGLNTLKRHQLVYAAVNDAITAGQLHALTIRAKTPAEVA; encoded by the coding sequence ATGAGCATCAGTAACGAAGCCGTCGCCGCCATGATTCAAGCCCATTTGCCCGAAGCGCAAGTCACCATCAACGGTGATGGCTACAAATACGAAGCGGACGTGATCAGTGACGCCTTTGCAGGGTTAAACACCCTCAAGCGCCATCAACTGGTATACGCCGCCGTCAATGACGCGATTACGGCGGGTCAACTTCATGCGCTGACGATTCGCGCCAAAACCCCTGCGGAAGTTGCGTAA
- the sctL gene encoding type III secretion system stator protein SctL, whose protein sequence is MAKFFSIKPVEAQLRAGQKVLKAADYEELVAYERLASDLETRHRQREEVMSVALGRSIKRGLEQGRERADQEAAEKMVLFTGRVNDTLMALEGELVELVTGAVRKVIHSFDQDERVRQAVLGGLELVRGSHKLLVRVHPQMQATISEQLDAIPHRFSSLEVVGDDQVAVDGCILESDLGIVNASLEQQIQIIEQALRGTFYRPAF, encoded by the coding sequence ATGGCAAAATTCTTTTCAATTAAGCCGGTAGAGGCACAATTACGCGCCGGTCAAAAAGTCCTGAAAGCGGCGGATTATGAGGAATTGGTCGCGTATGAACGTTTAGCGTCCGATCTGGAAACGCGTCACCGCCAGCGCGAAGAAGTCATGTCGGTGGCGCTGGGGCGTTCGATTAAACGCGGTTTAGAACAAGGGCGTGAACGTGCCGATCAGGAAGCCGCCGAAAAAATGGTGCTATTTACCGGACGGGTCAATGACACGCTGATGGCACTGGAGGGCGAGTTGGTGGAATTGGTTACAGGTGCAGTGCGCAAAGTGATTCACAGCTTTGACCAAGATGAACGGGTTCGGCAAGCGGTGTTGGGTGGTTTGGAATTGGTGCGCGGCAGCCATAAATTGTTGGTTCGGGTTCACCCGCAGATGCAGGCAACGATTTCGGAGCAGTTGGATGCCATTCCGCACCGCTTTAGCAGCTTGGAAGTGGTCGGCGATGACCAAGTAGCCGTGGATGGTTGCATTCTGGAGTCGGATTTGGGCATCGTGAATGCGAGTCTGGAACAACAAATCCAGATTATTGAGCAAGCTCTTCGTGGGACTTTTTATCGTCCTGCATTTTAA
- the sctO gene encoding type III secretion system stalk subunit SctO, which translates to MSLEQLKTIRARRMEQRFIELQEQRRILQTHEQQLHEKEQQLVSFGQWRLEHQEALFANLKNQPFAPQMLFEYQKNLEDLRLEEERLRAELAAAQQGLQTAATQVQTAQQHSSEANLKLEKLKEMIKMQDDKKSHEELAQ; encoded by the coding sequence ATGAGCTTAGAACAATTAAAAACCATTCGCGCCCGCCGCATGGAACAACGTTTCATCGAATTGCAAGAACAACGCCGCATCTTGCAAACACACGAACAACAACTGCATGAAAAGGAACAACAACTGGTCAGCTTTGGGCAATGGCGACTGGAGCATCAGGAAGCGTTATTTGCCAACCTGAAAAATCAGCCGTTCGCCCCGCAAATGCTGTTTGAATACCAAAAAAATCTGGAAGATTTACGCTTGGAAGAAGAACGCTTACGCGCTGAACTCGCCGCTGCGCAACAAGGCTTGCAAACGGCTGCGACGCAAGTCCAAACCGCACAGCAGCATTCCAGCGAGGCCAACCTGAAACTGGAAAAGCTCAAGGAAATGATTAAAATGCAGGACGATAAAAAGTCCCACGAAGAGCTTGCTCAATAA
- the sctV gene encoding type III secretion system export apparatus subunit SctV has product MQSSASQEFLTNLTRRSDIALALLLVAIIAMMILPMPTLVMDMLIALNMSIAILLMMLGIYIPHPLAISSFPSILLLTTLFRLSLSIATTRLILLEADAGHIIQTFGEFVVGGNLIVGLVVFLIITIVQFIVITKGSERIAEVSARFSLDAMPGKQMSIDSDMRAGLITLADARHRRSNLEKESQLYGALDGAMKFVKGDAIAGLIIILVNILGGIAIGTMQRGMPMGEAVELYSILTIGDGLVSQIPALFISITSGIIVTRVRGEDDANLGSDIGGQMLAQPSALLAAAGIVGAMGLVPGFPTMVFFFLAILLGFTGMALRKVQNQMEFADAEITTVIGQQDSSKMALGSSEPQAALEDMQPLSPALVELPAQAKNLFSLDTLNQDFMRIRREFYQDMGVPLPGISLRISSQLNNDNYQISIRGVPVAQGNLKPASATALPATPPSSDKTAADLVASGTRPTPDNIQAISFHLAYVLRKHASEFIGIQEMHTLYNKLEQSSYTELVREVQRAVNTPKTVDVFRRLLNEGISIRDLRQILGTLVEFGEMEKDTSMLAERVRISLKRQLSYTFTNGTGVLPVYMFAPETEKLLQNSLRQTPNGVFFALNPEATEQFTSALRELETEHAKDKVRPVILTNLELRRHIRRHLETSFPDLPVISVQELTTSISLNPIGEIRLT; this is encoded by the coding sequence ATGCAGTCGAGCGCCTCACAAGAGTTTCTCACCAACCTAACCCGGCGCAGTGACATAGCGCTGGCGTTATTGCTGGTCGCGATCATTGCCATGATGATTTTGCCCATGCCCACCTTGGTCATGGACATGCTGATTGCCCTGAACATGAGCATTGCGATCTTATTGATGATGTTGGGTATTTACATTCCACACCCGCTGGCAATTTCCTCGTTTCCGTCGATTTTATTATTGACCACGCTGTTTCGTTTATCGTTAAGTATTGCTACTACCCGTTTGATTTTGCTGGAAGCGGATGCCGGTCACATTATTCAAACCTTCGGCGAATTCGTGGTGGGTGGTAATTTAATTGTCGGTTTGGTCGTGTTCCTAATCATTACGATTGTGCAATTCATCGTCATTACCAAAGGCTCAGAACGTATCGCCGAAGTTAGCGCCCGCTTTTCCTTGGACGCAATGCCCGGTAAGCAGATGAGTATCGACAGCGATATGCGGGCAGGTCTGATTACTTTGGCGGATGCACGTCATCGCCGTTCTAACCTTGAAAAAGAAAGCCAATTGTACGGCGCTCTCGATGGCGCGATGAAATTCGTCAAAGGGGATGCGATTGCGGGGCTGATTATTATCTTAGTCAACATCCTCGGTGGCATAGCCATTGGCACGATGCAGCGCGGAATGCCAATGGGCGAAGCCGTCGAACTCTACTCCATTCTCACCATTGGTGACGGGCTGGTATCGCAAATTCCCGCCCTATTCATTTCCATCACCTCCGGCATTATTGTCACCCGTGTGCGGGGAGAAGATGATGCCAACTTAGGCAGCGACATTGGTGGGCAAATGCTGGCGCAACCCAGTGCCTTGCTTGCCGCCGCCGGTATTGTGGGCGCAATGGGGTTAGTCCCCGGCTTTCCGACCATGGTGTTCTTTTTCCTCGCTATTTTGCTAGGCTTCACCGGTATGGCCTTGCGCAAAGTGCAAAATCAGATGGAATTCGCCGATGCCGAAATCACCACCGTCATCGGTCAACAAGATAGCAGTAAAATGGCGCTTGGCAGCAGCGAACCTCAAGCCGCGTTGGAAGACATGCAGCCACTCTCACCCGCTTTAGTCGAACTGCCTGCGCAAGCCAAAAACTTGTTCTCACTCGACACTTTGAATCAAGATTTCATGCGCATCCGCCGCGAGTTCTACCAAGACATGGGTGTGCCATTGCCCGGCATCAGCCTGCGAATTTCCTCGCAATTGAATAATGACAACTACCAGATTTCAATTCGCGGCGTTCCTGTGGCACAAGGCAACCTCAAACCCGCGAGTGCAACCGCATTACCCGCTACGCCCCCCTCCAGCGACAAAACAGCGGCTGACTTGGTAGCCAGTGGCACGCGCCCGACACCCGACAATATTCAGGCCATTAGCTTCCACCTCGCGTATGTATTACGCAAACATGCGTCGGAATTCATCGGCATTCAAGAAATGCACACCCTCTATAACAAGCTGGAACAATCCAGTTACACCGAACTGGTGCGCGAAGTGCAACGTGCGGTCAACACCCCGAAAACCGTGGATGTATTCCGGCGCTTGCTGAATGAAGGCATATCCATCCGCGATCTTCGCCAAATTCTCGGCACGCTGGTCGAATTTGGCGAAATGGAAAAAGACACCAGCATGTTGGCAGAACGGGTGCGCATCAGCCTCAAACGCCAGTTGTCTTACACCTTTACCAATGGCACGGGCGTATTGCCGGTCTACATGTTCGCCCCCGAAACCGAGAAATTGCTGCAAAACAGCCTGCGCCAAACCCCCAATGGCGTATTTTTCGCACTTAATCCCGAAGCCACCGAACAATTCACCAGCGCTTTGCGGGAACTCGAAACCGAACATGCCAAAGACAAAGTGCGCCCGGTTATTCTCACTAATTTGGAATTGCGCCGCCATATTCGCCGCCATCTCGAAACCAGCTTCCCCGACTTGCCGGTCATCTCAGTGCAGGAACTCACTACCAGCATTTCCCTCAATCCGATTGGCGAGATCAGGCTGACATGA
- a CDS encoding NfeD family protein yields the protein MEQEKQPMTLAQRLQKSWADLRQTNVRAQAHYTVFRTTQHIKNKNGLVKQYQQRFAAGWEKWLGVGAGITGVFMLLNPDGLWRWQFVLVLGGVLIAPLLADLWHSLKKVFTEYPGKQLIGQVITLEQGIVEGAGSIRLDNLEWQLAGDDCPAGTQAKIIAINDRTLYITPLSQTA from the coding sequence ATGGAACAAGAAAAACAGCCAATGACCTTGGCGCAGCGCTTACAAAAAAGCTGGGCAGATTTAAGACAAACCAATGTGCGGGCGCAAGCCCACTACACGGTTTTTCGTACCACCCAGCACATCAAAAACAAAAATGGCTTGGTAAAACAATACCAGCAACGTTTTGCCGCTGGGTGGGAAAAATGGCTGGGTGTCGGCGCAGGCATCACTGGCGTTTTCATGCTACTCAACCCTGACGGGCTGTGGCGCTGGCAGTTTGTGCTCGTTCTTGGTGGTGTGTTGATCGCGCCACTGTTAGCTGACTTGTGGCATTCCCTGAAAAAAGTGTTCACCGAATACCCCGGCAAACAGCTTATCGGGCAAGTGATTACGTTAGAACAAGGAATTGTGGAGGGCGCAGGCAGTATCCGTTTAGATAATCTCGAATGGCAACTGGCGGGAGACGATTGCCCTGCGGGAACGCAAGCCAAGATTATTGCCATTAACGACCGGACTTTATACATAACGCCCCTCAGCCAAACCGCATAA
- a CDS encoding Crp/Fnr family transcriptional regulator, which translates to MNHVNSQLLQQIKDTCPEFCAALTDDEVVRFLRYTRIRELGSQEIVADIGEISDRFYLVIGGAVKLLQVDGEREFEVGQLDPGSLVGEMSFFDRQPRTVRLKARRSGVRLLEINRQMYNRIRIEEPYIATNLLEFVVRSLDFLVRHLSDENAKLHKQVTGLGYR; encoded by the coding sequence ATGAACCATGTAAATTCTCAATTATTACAGCAAATTAAAGACACCTGCCCGGAATTTTGTGCCGCGCTAACCGACGATGAAGTCGTGCGATTTTTGCGTTATACCCGCATTCGTGAACTGGGTTCGCAAGAAATTGTTGCTGACATCGGCGAAATCAGTGACCGCTTTTACTTGGTCATCGGTGGGGCAGTCAAATTACTGCAAGTCGATGGTGAGCGCGAATTTGAAGTCGGGCAATTAGACCCCGGCAGTTTGGTGGGCGAAATGTCTTTCTTTGACCGCCAGCCACGCACCGTGCGTTTGAAAGCACGGCGCAGCGGGGTGCGTTTGCTGGAAATTAACCGCCAGATGTACAACCGTATCCGTATCGAAGAGCCGTACATTGCCACCAATTTGCTGGAATTTGTGGTGCGCAGCCTCGATTTTCTGGTGCGCCATTTGAGCGATGAAAACGCCAAGCTGCACAAACAAGTCACGGGCTTAGGCTACCGCTGA
- a CDS encoding homoserine kinase encodes MSVYTPVSATELETFLHEYPVGALTDYAGISAGVENSNFFVTTTQGAFVLTLFEHHTPAELGYFLDLMQHWADAGVPVARPIPNRAGQLLGTLKHKPATLVLRLAGQHIEHPTPKQCAALGTALAHLHLAGQTFPQQRAPDRGHDWRMHTASRLLPHLNPADAALLQTEMAFQQSIPFAQLPSGTIHADLFRDNVLFHDDHLSGVLDVYFACYDNWLYDLAIVVNDWCCHADGSLDNLRVQACLNAYQTVRPWQAIERRYWYATLRAAALRFWLSRLDAQLNPRAGDNVLQKDPAEFRRKLLQRINASNVTVDARRLLCPLPVIRVQTAVDNLPAGVHLTAICTDPGALHDIPAWARIHGHTVLETHSEGREHVIVLQTGWTQ; translated from the coding sequence ATGTCAGTTTATACCCCCGTCAGCGCCACCGAACTCGAAACCTTTCTGCATGAATACCCCGTCGGAGCGCTGACGGATTATGCCGGTATCAGTGCAGGTGTCGAAAACAGCAATTTTTTCGTCACCACCACGCAAGGGGCATTTGTTCTCACCCTGTTTGAGCACCATACCCCGGCAGAACTGGGCTATTTTCTCGATCTCATGCAACATTGGGCGGATGCCGGTGTTCCCGTGGCTCGCCCCATTCCCAACCGTGCGGGGCAATTATTGGGTACGCTCAAGCACAAACCCGCTACGTTAGTGCTGCGTTTAGCGGGGCAACACATCGAGCACCCTACCCCCAAACAATGCGCCGCACTCGGCACAGCACTCGCGCACCTGCATCTTGCGGGGCAAACCTTCCCGCAGCAACGCGCCCCCGATCGTGGGCATGATTGGCGAATGCACACGGCGTCCCGCTTGCTGCCACACTTAAACCCAGCCGATGCCGCCTTGCTGCAAACCGAAATGGCATTCCAGCAAAGCATTCCGTTTGCGCAACTTCCCAGCGGTACGATTCACGCGGATTTGTTTCGGGATAATGTGCTGTTCCACGACGATCATCTGAGCGGCGTTTTGGATGTGTATTTTGCCTGCTACGATAACTGGTTGTATGACTTAGCAATCGTGGTCAATGACTGGTGCTGCCACGCGGATGGTTCACTGGATAATTTGCGGGTACAAGCTTGCCTGAATGCTTATCAAACGGTGCGCCCCTGGCAAGCCATCGAGCGACGTTATTGGTACGCAACATTACGGGCGGCGGCCTTACGTTTCTGGCTCTCACGTCTGGACGCGCAATTGAACCCACGCGCAGGCGACAATGTTTTGCAAAAAGACCCGGCAGAATTCCGTCGCAAATTGTTACAGCGCATTAACGCAAGCAACGTAACGGTCGATGCGCGGCGGCTTTTGTGCCCGCTGCCCGTGATTCGGGTGCAAACCGCCGTCGACAATTTGCCTGCTGGCGTTCACTTGACCGCGATTTGCACCGACCCCGGCGCATTGCACGACATTCCCGCATGGGCGCGGATTCACGGGCATACGGTATTGGAAACGCACAGCGAAGGGCGCGAACACGTCATCGTTTTACAAACAGGTTGGACACAATGA